CATTAAGTCCTGTGATCTGAACTTTCATACCCTAGCTCAGTCACTAACCTACCTATATTTAATTGATCAAAGGTCTTGGGTGGAAGAATACTATATCATTTCCCCCAAAGAAGCTGGTCCAGTTGATCAAGTATAGCTTTCTGAGAAGCTGAAATCATTTTATTAGTTTAACATAATTTGACTGATGGTTGCATATGGGGCAATGAAGAGGATCAGGATAATTCACAAACAAAATCCAGTAGCCTGAGGTCATACTGGGTGACATGAGTGAAAAAGTGATGTCATGCTTACATGTGGGAAAAATCATGATAATAAGAACTTGATGGATGTAGGGGATAAAGAAGGATCTTTTTGAAAGTCAGGAAAACTGAAGTTTATGCCCTGATTGTAGCTATCATCACTTGAATGGGGAGGGAAAACAGACAAACCAggaaaacaatgagaaaaatctctttgtgtttacatacttTGAAATGATGCATTTTATCAAAATAGACAGAAAACTTCATGTGTATCTCTCAAACGATTTTCCCTAGTGCTGtctaagagttcagaagatgAACTGGAGTAATGTTATCCACActataatcttcctttctcttaTTGGACCTGGAATTATGGGAAATATCCTAATGTTTGCGAGACTTGGGTACACTTCTGCCTTGGAGACTGAGAAAAAGCCCATTGACGTAATTCTCATCCACTTGGTGTTTTCTAATATGATCATCATTTGTACAACAGGGTTGAAAGAGCTTGCCACAGTGTTTTATTTCAGAAGCTTCCTAGGAGATATTGGCTGCAAAACTACAGTTTATCTGGCAAGGATGGCACGGGGCCTTTCCATCTGCACCACCTGTCTCCTCAGTGTGGTCCAGGCTGTCACCATCAGTCCCAGGACCACCTTTTGGACAAAACTCAAACCACAGACATCATGCCaagttcttccctttctcctccttttctggaTTGTTAATGTTCTCATAAGCTCCAACTTACTCTCTTACATTAAAGGAGGTAGTAGCTTGAACAGGTCTGTGGCTATAATGTACATTGGCCACTGCTATATGCTACCATCCAGACACATTATCAAGTggtttttcctctctctcatgACTCTTCGTGATGTCATCTTTCAGAGTCTCATGGGCTGGAGCAGTGGTTCCATGGCTCTCCATCTGTATAATCATCACAAACGTGTTCTCTATCTTTATAGCTCCAGGTTTGCAAACAACTCCCCTCCAGAAATTAGAGCTACATGGA
Above is a window of Mus musculus strain C57BL/6J chromosome 13, GRCm38.p6 C57BL/6J DNA encoding:
- the Vmn1r198 gene encoding vomeronasal 1 receptor 198, which translates into the protein MNWSNVIHTIIFLSLIGPGIMGNILMFARLGYTSALETEKKPIDVILIHLVFSNMIIICTTGLKELATVFYFRSFLGDIGCKTTVYLARMARGLSICTTCLLSVVQAVTISPRTTFWTKLKPQTSCQVLPFLLLFWIVNVLISSNLLSYIKGGSSLNRSVAIMYIGHCYMLPSRHIIKWFFLSLMTLRDVIFQSLMGWSSGSMALHLYNHHKRVLYLYSSRFANNSPPEIRATWSILILMACFLFFYWVDFILSFYTGFTVTHDSISLNIKTFLELGYASFSPYVLISRNVRVPNTLHAH